A genomic stretch from Juglans microcarpa x Juglans regia isolate MS1-56 chromosome 3S, Jm3101_v1.0, whole genome shotgun sequence includes:
- the LOC121257678 gene encoding probable E3 ubiquitin-protein ligase RHC1A has protein sequence MHFFLPRENIPKNQTMSLIIGRPRVTIRGIRRARTFRYFWCQNCHRSVRINVSTNIFETCMCPNCFHELHLDLDMSRPSPVITGLRSLDALARLLDSSPRPRQNAGFGRRLELGVSEVGNGGPFQQAGITLVGPPRPPRPISPPFEEVLNELVGGLARQNDLQPGPPPAPVAAVSAIEALLPRVKLTQKHLDDDPSCPVCKEDFELGGEVRQMPCKHFYHFDCIVPWLSIHNTCPVCRYELQYTYDNYVLEDFRDDEGFHFEDLTNGLINWLWNRLFFFWPFRALSSWAQRYLNFEDSTPY, from the coding sequence ATGCACTTCTTTCTCCCGAGAGAGAACATACCTAAAAACCAAACGATGTCTCTGATCATCGGTCGGCCTCGTGTCACAATTAGAGGAATCCGAAGAGCAAGAACTTTCCGTTATTTCTGGTGTCAAAACTGCCATCGTAGTGTTAGGATTAATGTCTCCACAAACATATTCGAAACATGCATGTGTCCCAATTGCTTCCATGAGTTGCATCTTGATCTGGACATGTCAAGGCCTAGCCCCGTGATCACTGGCCTCAGGAGCCTAGACGCCTTGGCTCGCCTGCTCGACTCATCTCCAAGGCCTCGTCAAAATGCTGGTTTTGGCAGGAGATTGGAATTAGGGGTCTCTGAAGTTGGAAATGGAGGACCATTTCAACAAGCTGGGATTACTCTTGTCGGACCGCCTCGTCCACCAAGACCTATTTCTCCACCATTTGAGGAGGTGCTGAACGAGTTGGTCGGAGGGTTGGCCCGGCAGAATGACCTGCAGCCAGGGCCGCCTCCGGCTCCGGTTGCTGCAGTTTCAGCCATCGAAGCCTTACTGCCAAGGGTGAAACTCACGCAGAAGCATTTAGATGACGACCCAAGTTGCCCGGTGTGCAAGGAAGATTTTGAGCTTGGTGGGGAAGTGAGACAGATGCCATGCAAACATTTCTATCATTTCGATTGCATTGTCCCTTGGCTCTCCATCCACAACACTTGCCCTGTTTGCCGCTATGAGCTGCAATACACTTACGACAACTACGTTCTAGAAGACTTTAGAGATGATGAAGGTTTTCACTTTGAAGATCTAACAAACGGGCTGATCAACTGGTTATGGAATCGACTCTTCTTTTTCTGGCCTTTCCGTGCACTGTCGAGTTGGGCACAACGCTACCTTAATTTTGAAGATTCTACTCCATACTAG
- the LOC121257677 gene encoding RHOMBOID-like protein 10, chloroplastic isoform X3 — translation MMGSALPQPSCFHIWEVASTPTSRPLSLATTAASLHIGHLLRLHVSHRLELGLLLHSCFQKLSCLDHVPRLKDVWHEKAFQFRGINFLQLSKDAVTSTYSTCLSFFDGGEKRKGFRNDGVPHSKISSKNSFDGRRWTNILLAANVLVFIAQTATQGKLLLWGAKINSLIDAGQLWRLATSSFLHANIGHLMVNCYSLNSIGPSAEKISGPRRFLAVYFASAIASSAMSYWFCKAPAVGASGAIFGLVGTVAVFVMRHRQLVGGGKEDLQHIARVVVLNMTIGLLSKGIDNWGHLGGLLGGAATSWLLGPAWKYESVSKDGRRVFADRAPIFYLIQRK, via the exons ATGATGGGTTCAGCTCTGCCTCAACCATCCTGTTTCCACATATGGGAGGTGGCTTCCACACCCACATCAAGACCGCTTAGTCTCGCCACCACCGCGGCTTCTCTCCACATCGGCCACCTTCTCCGCCTCCATGTCAGCCACCGCCTTGAATTAGGGTTGCTTCTTCATTCCTGCTTCCAG aAACTATCCTGTCTGGATCACGTGCCTAGATTGAAGGATGTATGGCACGAAAAAGCCTTCCAATTCAGGGGAATTAATTTTCTTCAGTTATCAAAAGATGCTGTGACATCCACATATTCAACTTGTTTATCTTTCTTTGATgggggagaaaaaagaaagggattTAGAAATGATGGGGTGCCACACTCAAAGATATCTAGCAAGAATTCATTCGATGGAAGAAGGTGGACCAATATTCTACTTGCTGCTAATGTATT AGTTTTTATTGCACAAACTGCAACACAAGGGAAACTACTATTATGGGGAGCTAAG ATAAATAGTCTCATTGACGCAGGCCAATTGTGGAGGCTGGCAACATCTTCCTTTTTGCATGCCAACATTGGGCATCTAATG GTCAACTGTTATTCTTTGAATTCAATTGGTCCTAGTGCCGAGAAAATCAGTGGTCCTAGGAGATTTCTTGCAGTTTACTTTGCCTCTGCGATTGCAA GTTCAGCAATGAGTTATTGGTTTTGCAAAGCACCTGCAGTTGGTGCTTCGGGAGCAATCTTTGGACTA GTTGGAACAGTTGCTGTGTTTGTAATGAGGCATAGACAACTGGTTGGAGGTGGCAAAGAAGATCTGCAACACATAGCACGAGTTGTTGTTCTGAATATG ACTATCGGGCTACTGTCCAAAGGCATTGATAACTGGGGACAT TTAGGAGGCTTGCTTGGTGGTGCTGCCACATCTTGGCTTCTTGGACCTGCATGGAAGTATGAGTCTGTTTCGAAGGATGGACGGAGAGTTTTTGCAGACAGGGCACCAATATTCTACCTCATCCAGAGAAAATGA
- the LOC121257677 gene encoding RHOMBOID-like protein 10, chloroplastic isoform X2 — MISADILCKCVKTIKIKRTYVGLQTDTQTVVSEFGGEREMMGSALPQPSCFHIWEVASTPTSRPLSLATTAASLHIGHLLRLHVSHRLELGLLLHSCFQKLSCLDHVPRLKDVWHEKAFQFRGINFLQLSKDAVTSTYSTCLSFFDGGEKRKGFRNDGVPHSKISSKNSFDGRRVFIAQTATQGKLLLWGAKINSLIDAGQLWRLATSSFLHANIGHLMVNCYSLNSIGPSAEKISGPRRFLAVYFASAIASSAMSYWFCKAPAVGASGAIFGLVGTVAVFVMRHRQLVGGGKEDLQHIARVVVLNMTIGLLSKGIDNWGHLGGLLGGAATSWLLGPAWKYESVSKDGRRVFADRAPIFYLIQRK, encoded by the exons ATGATATCCGCTGATATCTTATGTAAGTGTGTTAaaacgataaaaataaaaagaacatacGTTGGACTCCAAACTGACACGCAGACGGTAGTTTCGGAGTTCGGAGGAGAGAGGGAAATGATGGGTTCAGCTCTGCCTCAACCATCCTGTTTCCACATATGGGAGGTGGCTTCCACACCCACATCAAGACCGCTTAGTCTCGCCACCACCGCGGCTTCTCTCCACATCGGCCACCTTCTCCGCCTCCATGTCAGCCACCGCCTTGAATTAGGGTTGCTTCTTCATTCCTGCTTCCAG aAACTATCCTGTCTGGATCACGTGCCTAGATTGAAGGATGTATGGCACGAAAAAGCCTTCCAATTCAGGGGAATTAATTTTCTTCAGTTATCAAAAGATGCTGTGACATCCACATATTCAACTTGTTTATCTTTCTTTGATgggggagaaaaaagaaagggattTAGAAATGATGGGGTGCCACACTCAAAGATATCTAGCAAGAATTCATTCGATGGAAGAAG AGTTTTTATTGCACAAACTGCAACACAAGGGAAACTACTATTATGGGGAGCTAAG ATAAATAGTCTCATTGACGCAGGCCAATTGTGGAGGCTGGCAACATCTTCCTTTTTGCATGCCAACATTGGGCATCTAATG GTCAACTGTTATTCTTTGAATTCAATTGGTCCTAGTGCCGAGAAAATCAGTGGTCCTAGGAGATTTCTTGCAGTTTACTTTGCCTCTGCGATTGCAA GTTCAGCAATGAGTTATTGGTTTTGCAAAGCACCTGCAGTTGGTGCTTCGGGAGCAATCTTTGGACTA GTTGGAACAGTTGCTGTGTTTGTAATGAGGCATAGACAACTGGTTGGAGGTGGCAAAGAAGATCTGCAACACATAGCACGAGTTGTTGTTCTGAATATG ACTATCGGGCTACTGTCCAAAGGCATTGATAACTGGGGACAT TTAGGAGGCTTGCTTGGTGGTGCTGCCACATCTTGGCTTCTTGGACCTGCATGGAAGTATGAGTCTGTTTCGAAGGATGGACGGAGAGTTTTTGCAGACAGGGCACCAATATTCTACCTCATCCAGAGAAAATGA
- the LOC121257677 gene encoding RHOMBOID-like protein 10, chloroplastic isoform X1, with translation MISADILCKCVKTIKIKRTYVGLQTDTQTVVSEFGGEREMMGSALPQPSCFHIWEVASTPTSRPLSLATTAASLHIGHLLRLHVSHRLELGLLLHSCFQKLSCLDHVPRLKDVWHEKAFQFRGINFLQLSKDAVTSTYSTCLSFFDGGEKRKGFRNDGVPHSKISSKNSFDGRRWTNILLAANVLVFIAQTATQGKLLLWGAKINSLIDAGQLWRLATSSFLHANIGHLMVNCYSLNSIGPSAEKISGPRRFLAVYFASAIASSAMSYWFCKAPAVGASGAIFGLVGTVAVFVMRHRQLVGGGKEDLQHIARVVVLNMTIGLLSKGIDNWGHLGGLLGGAATSWLLGPAWKYESVSKDGRRVFADRAPIFYLIQRK, from the exons ATGATATCCGCTGATATCTTATGTAAGTGTGTTAaaacgataaaaataaaaagaacatacGTTGGACTCCAAACTGACACGCAGACGGTAGTTTCGGAGTTCGGAGGAGAGAGGGAAATGATGGGTTCAGCTCTGCCTCAACCATCCTGTTTCCACATATGGGAGGTGGCTTCCACACCCACATCAAGACCGCTTAGTCTCGCCACCACCGCGGCTTCTCTCCACATCGGCCACCTTCTCCGCCTCCATGTCAGCCACCGCCTTGAATTAGGGTTGCTTCTTCATTCCTGCTTCCAG aAACTATCCTGTCTGGATCACGTGCCTAGATTGAAGGATGTATGGCACGAAAAAGCCTTCCAATTCAGGGGAATTAATTTTCTTCAGTTATCAAAAGATGCTGTGACATCCACATATTCAACTTGTTTATCTTTCTTTGATgggggagaaaaaagaaagggattTAGAAATGATGGGGTGCCACACTCAAAGATATCTAGCAAGAATTCATTCGATGGAAGAAGGTGGACCAATATTCTACTTGCTGCTAATGTATT AGTTTTTATTGCACAAACTGCAACACAAGGGAAACTACTATTATGGGGAGCTAAG ATAAATAGTCTCATTGACGCAGGCCAATTGTGGAGGCTGGCAACATCTTCCTTTTTGCATGCCAACATTGGGCATCTAATG GTCAACTGTTATTCTTTGAATTCAATTGGTCCTAGTGCCGAGAAAATCAGTGGTCCTAGGAGATTTCTTGCAGTTTACTTTGCCTCTGCGATTGCAA GTTCAGCAATGAGTTATTGGTTTTGCAAAGCACCTGCAGTTGGTGCTTCGGGAGCAATCTTTGGACTA GTTGGAACAGTTGCTGTGTTTGTAATGAGGCATAGACAACTGGTTGGAGGTGGCAAAGAAGATCTGCAACACATAGCACGAGTTGTTGTTCTGAATATG ACTATCGGGCTACTGTCCAAAGGCATTGATAACTGGGGACAT TTAGGAGGCTTGCTTGGTGGTGCTGCCACATCTTGGCTTCTTGGACCTGCATGGAAGTATGAGTCTGTTTCGAAGGATGGACGGAGAGTTTTTGCAGACAGGGCACCAATATTCTACCTCATCCAGAGAAAATGA